A stretch of Pseudoliparis swirei isolate HS2019 ecotype Mariana Trench chromosome 14, NWPU_hadal_v1, whole genome shotgun sequence DNA encodes these proteins:
- the slitrk6 gene encoding SLIT and NTRK-like protein 6 — MLPCILFIGLFLTAARSQDSHPSQASSISESCDALCSCEDKDGILHLNCEQRNISKISQIKVPAGVPFHLNLYKNDLVELRAEEMEGLKNALSLHIGGNSIQELEPGVFSTLRSLKKFHINSNFLVTLKEDTFQGLVNLEFLQADTNFIRVIEPGAFNKLIRLKVLILNDNSIEFLPNNIFRFVPLTHLDLRGNKLQTLPFVGFLEHIGRIMELLLEDNEWICDCDIFHLKIWMENMRAQSAIGDVVCSTPHHLKGIILAKVKRDVLCPSHADINLEEPSKSLDMVVTPSSKVLNDAKDDAKVPTQSHVPGSPCVELCSCHDHPVAGFLMHCQDRGIQKVSEIGILQQSPTKLVMTGNMIQKLLKYDFVTYDGLELLNLANNRIDFIDNETFLSLSNLKKLYLNGNRIEKLSSAMFVGLHNLEYLYLEYNFIKEIAPGTFNPLPNLKLLSLNNNLLSSLPAQIFRNVPLTKLNLRKNLLMHLPVSNVLDQLDSLEQIYFEDNPWDCSCDLLSLKQWVEKLRKDTVVGSILCHTPKKVVQSELRSLRHETLCPGLGTYYPASPDGEESAAATPGPDGLLGSLMDTVPLSVLILSLLMVILSIIFCAAGSVVFVVHRRRRRAKKKAAEEQQPRENSGSSSTPIHLHYSMYGQRTTHHTLTQRTGSATLYEERSQSPAVQICRNPTYCSQHKEHDGDLDYGLDDAGAKHHLCRSIMEKENTSPLTGNAGLMFRPMAGECPAEFAALGNPTALYRNILEREKELQQLGITEYLRKNMPRLQSAVDMQVPGHQEELKLMEAIMYSRPRKVTLEQTKNEYFELKANLHTEPDYLEVLEHQTTFN, encoded by the coding sequence ATGCTGCCCTGCATCCTTTTCATCGGCTTGTTTCTCACCGCAGCCCGATCCCAAGACAGCCATCCCTCCCAGGCGTCGTCCATAAGCGAGTCTTGTGACGCCTTGTGCTCCTGCGAGGACAAAGATGGCATCCTTCATCTCAACTGCGAGCAGAGGAACATCAGCAAAATCTCCCAAATCAAAGTCCCGGCAGGTGTGCCCTTCCACCTGAACCTTTACAAAAATGACTTGGTTGAGCTCCGTGCCGAGGAAATGGAGGGGCTTAAGAATGCCCTTTCGCTGCACATCGGGGGTAATAGCATTCAAGAGCTGGAACCGGGAGTCTTTAGCACTCTCCGTTCACTGAAAAAATTCCACATAAATAGCAATTTCCTCGTAACTCTGAAAGAGGACACTTTTCAAGGTCTGGTGAATTTGGAGTTTCTCCAAGCCGACACAAATTTCATCCGGGTCATCGAGCCGGGGGCCTTCAACAAACTGATCCGCCTCAAGGTCCTCATACTCAACGATAATTCCATCGAGTTTTTACCGAACAACATTTTCCGGTTCGTGCCCCTCACCCACTTGGACCTACGTGGCAACAAGCTGCAGACGCTGCCTTTTGTCGGCTTCTTGGAGCACATCGGACGGATTATGGAACTCCTCCTGGAGGACAACGAGTGGATCTGCGACTGTGATATTTTCCATTTGAAAATCTGGATGGAGAACATGAGGGCCCAGTCGGCGATCGGCGACGTGGTCTGCAGTACCCCGCATCACCTTAAGGGGATCATTCTGGCTAAAGTCAAGCGGGACGTTCTCTGCCCGTCCCACGCCGACATCAACCTGGAGGAGCCGTCGAAGTCGCTGGATATGGTCGTCACCCCGTCATCCAAAGTGCTCAACGACGCCAAAGACGACGCCAAGGTGCCGACGCAGTCTCACGTTCCCGGCAGCCCGTGCGTGGAGCTCTGCTCCTGTCACGATCACCCCGTGGCTGGCTTTCTGATGCATTGTCAGGACCGAGGGATTCAAAAAGTATCGGAAATCGGTATACTCCAGCAAAGCCCCACTAAACTAGTCATGACGGGGAATATGATCCAGAAACTCTTGAAGTACGATTTCGTCACATACGACGGTTTAGAGTTGCTCAACCTGGCGAACAACAGAATCGATTTCATCGACAACGAGACGTTCCTGAGCTTGAGCAATTTGAAAAAACTCTACCTGAACGGCAACCGGATTGAAAAACTGTCCTCCGCGATGTTCGTGGGGCTCCACAACCTCGAATACCTGTATCTGGAATACAACTTTATCAAAGAGATTGCCCCAGGCACATTTAATCCCCTGCCCAACCTGAAGCTGTTGTCATTAAATAACAACCTGCTCAGCTCTCTGCCGGCGCAGATATTTCGCAATGTGCCCCTCACCAAATTAAACCTGAGGAAAAATCTACTCATGCACCTGCCAGTGAGCAACGTGCTCGATCAACTCGACTCGCTGGAGCAGATTTATTTCGAGGACAACCCCTGGGACTGCAGCTGTGACTTGCTCAGCCTCAAACAATGGGTGGAGAAACTCCGGAAGGACACGGTGGTGGGCTCCATTTTGTGTCACACCCCGAAGAAAGTGGTGCAGTCCGAGCTCAGGAGCCTCCGTCACGAGACGCTGTGTCCCGGGCTGGGGACCTACTACCCCGCGTCCCCTGATGGGGAGGAGAGCGCGGCGGCCACCCCGGGGCCCGACGGTTTGCTCGGCTCCCTCATGGACACCGTCCCGCTGTCCGTGCTCATCTTGAGCCTCCTCATGGTCATCCTCTCGATCATCTTCTGCGCGGCCGGCTCGGTGGTGTTCGTGGTGcaccggcggcggcggagggcgAAGAAGAAGGCGGCCGAGGAGCAGCAGCCCCGGGAGAACTCTGGCAGCTCCTCCACGCCCATCCACCTCCACTACAGCATGTACGGCCAGAGGACGACGCACCACACCCTGACGCAGAGGACGGGGTCGGCCACGCTGTACGAAGAGCGGTCGCAGAGTCCCGCCGTCCAGATCTGCCGCAACCCCACCTACTGCTCCCAGCACAAGGAGCACGACGGGGATTTGGACTACGGCCTCGACGACGCCGGCGCCAAGCACCACCTGTGCCGGAGCATCATGGAGAAGGAGAACACGTCCCCGCTCACGGGGAACGCCGGCTTGATGTTCCGACCGATGGCCGGAGAGTGCCCCGCCGAGTTCGCCGCGCTGGGAAACCCCACCGCCCTGTACCGGAACATTCTGGAGCGGGAgaaggagctgcagcagctcgGGATAACGGAGTACCTCCGGAAAAACATGCCCCGGCTTCAGTCGGCCGTGGACATGCAGGTGCCGGGGCACCAGGAGGAGCTGAAGCTCATGGAGGCGATTATGTACTCGCGACCGCGCAAGGTCACACTCGAGCAAACGAAGAACGAGTACTTTGAACTCAAGGCGAACTTGCATACCGAGCCGGACTATTTGGAGGTTCTGGAGCATCAAACTACATTTAACTGA